A single region of the Poecile atricapillus isolate bPoeAtr1 chromosome 25, bPoeAtr1.hap1, whole genome shotgun sequence genome encodes:
- the PUS3 gene encoding tRNA pseudouridine(38/39) synthase: protein MAEENTATDHEQLLRRVQELEVEVKRLQEKLQEDKEGAGRREAPPAPGKGRKRQQRPFDFGAHSRRHVALRIAYLGWGYQGFASQENTPNTIEEKLFEALKKTRLVDDRQTSNYHRCGRTDKGVSAFGQVISLDLRSSLPEGQQLNGHEGEGQQEELRYTHILNRVLPADIRVLAWAPVEPEFSARFSCLSRTYRYFFPCAQLDVALMDTAAQRYVGTHDFRNLCKMDVANGVLNFQRTILSARVTWVDRGGEAGPRDPFQLCQFEVTGQAFLYHQVRCMMAVLFLIGQGMESPDVIDELLNVEKNPRKPQYSMAVEFPLVLYNCEFPDLQWLYDPEVQGFNVTHLQQLWASHAVKTHVLRDMLAGLDAAPIVTRKGPGSSLVPWGELQPPLHSQISGFVEGVQARSYKPLLARPRCEGLEARIEHFVRRGRIEPPQGPGLPGDGAGEPPEGKRGSTGAPEQLPKRICMDTE, encoded by the exons ATGGCTGAGGAGAACACAGCTACTGACCACgagcagctcctgaggaggGTGCAGGAACTGGAAGTGGAGGTGAAGCGGCTGCAAGAGAAGCTCCAGGAGGACAAGGAGGGTGCTGGAAGGAGAGaggctcctccagcccctgggaaaggcaggaaacGCCAACAACGGCCCTTTGATTTCGGTGCCCACAGCCGCAGACACGTGGCACTGCGCATTGCCTACCTGGGCTGGGGCTACCAGGGCTTTGCCAGCCAGGAGAACACCCCCAACACCATCGAGGAGAAGCTCTTTGAAGCCCTGAAGAAGACACGGCTGGTGGATGACAGACAGACGTCCAACTACCACCGCTGCGGGCGCACGGACAAGGGTGTCAGTGCCTTCGGGCAG GTGATCTCCCTGGATCTCCGCTCCAGCCTGCCAGAGGGGCAGCAGCTCAACGGCCACGAGggtgaggggcagcaggaggagctccGCTACACCCACATCCTGAACAGGgtgctgccagctgacatccGAGTGCTGGCCTGGGCCCCCGTGGAGCCAGAGTTCAGCGCCCGCTTCAGCTGCCTGAGCCGCACCTACCGCTACTTCTTCCCCTGCGCCCAGCTGGACGTGGCCCTCATGGACACCGCGGCCCAGCGCTACGTGGGCACCCACGACTTCCGCAACCTCTGCAAGATGGACGTGGCCAATGGGGTGCTCAACTTCCAGAGGACGATCCTGAGTGCCAGAGTGACGTGGGTGGACAGGGGAGGAGAAGCCGGGCCACGGGATcccttccagctgtgccagtttGAGGTGACAGGACAGGCGTTCCTGTACCACCAAGTCCGCTGCATGATGGCCGTGCTCTTCCTCATTGGCCAGGGCATGGAGAGCCCAGATGTCATTGACGAGCTGCTGAACGTGGAGAAGAACCCCCGGAAACCACAGTACAG CATGGCGGTGGAGTTCCCCTTGGTCCTGTACAACTGCGAGTTCCCAGACCTGCAGTGGCTCTACGACCCAGAGGTGCAGGGCTTCAACGTGACACacttgcagcagctctgggccagCCACGCCGTCAAAACCCACGTGCTCCGGGACATGTTGGCAGGGCTGGATGCTGCTCCCATTGTCACCAGAAAAG GTCCAGGGAGCAGCCTGGTGCCCTGGGGTGAGCTGCAGCCCCCACTCCACAGCCAGATCAGCGGCTTCGTGGAAGGGGTCCAGGCCCGCAGCTACAAGCCCCTACTGGCCCGGCCCAGATGCGAGGGGCTGGAGGCCCGGATCGAGCACTTCGTGCGGAGGGGCCGCATCGAGCCGCCCCAGGgcccggggctgccgggggATGGGGCCGGGGAGCCCCCCGAGGGCAAGCGGGGCAGCACCGGAGCCCCCGAGCAGCTGCCCAAGAGGATCTGCATGGACACCGAGTGA
- the HYLS1 gene encoding centriolar and ciliogenesis-associated protein HYLS1 encodes MEKVLGAESEEQLAADLSQLSSWEGGSEGLSYSHDPYADSSIVPDAQSTLPTGHRETKVMKRKVLRHRPDGRVEVSNESPNAKPPFLGHCRTNLGDIHSREKLETSRGTMEDYLHYDDDDDDWFVEDSPRSLLGDFGSDTISVYSIPERRSLSYIVPQAERVRRTDPVTVLNKYRQAWQKFRFPGEDARQSLRWAVRKQMLQMGPAPRPQRRLVLNNYEVPTMKKRDALRFAVRWDLAHHRVPQQSTSS; translated from the coding sequence ATGGAGAAGGTGCTAGGAGCAGagagtgaggagcagctggcagctgatctgAGCCAGCTGAGCTCCTGGGAGGGAGGCAGCGAGGGGCTGTCATATTCCCATGATCCCTATGCCGACTCATCCATCGTTCCTGATGCACAGTCGACCCTTCCCACGGGTCACAGGGAAACCAAGGTGATGAAGAGGAAGGTGCTGAGGCACAGACCCGATGGAAGGGTGGAGGTCTCCAATGAGTCACCGAACGCCAAGCCACCATTCCTGGGGCATTGCAGGACTAATCTGGGTGACATCCACTCCAGAGAGAAATTAGAGACCAGCCGTGGCACCATGGAGGACTACCTGCactatgatgatgatgatgatgactgGTTTGTTGAGGACAGCCCCCGCTCTCTccttggggattttgggagtgACACTATATCCGTGTACTCCATTCCAGAGCGACGGTCCTTGTCCTACATTGTTCCACAGGCTGAACGAGTGAGGAGAACTGACCCAGTGACTGTATTGAACAAATATAGACAAGCCTGGCAAAAATTCCGCTTTCCTGGGGAGGATGCACGTCAGAGCTTGCGCTGGGCCGTGCGGAAGCAGATGCTCCAGATGGGGCCGGCGCCGCGGCCGCAGAGGCGCCTCGTCCTCAATAACTACGAGGTGCCCACGATGAAGAAGCGTGACGCCCTGCGCTTTGCTGTGCGCTGGGACCTGGCCCACCACCGCGTGCCCCAGCAGAGCACCTCCTCCTag